A genomic stretch from Aminobacter aminovorans includes:
- a CDS encoding SDR family oxidoreductase, whose amino-acid sequence MNDFLNLSGKRALITSGTKGAGAATVDLFRKFGARVLTTARSVPANASADLFVAADLSTSEGCFTVAEAVRGQLDGVDIIVHMLGGSSSPAGGFSALGDSDWHKELDLNLFPAVRLDRELIPGMIAQGSGVVIHVSSIQRLLPLPDATTAYAAAKAALSTYSKSLSKEVSPKGVRVVRVSPGWIETEASVKLARRLADEAGTDVEGGKKIIMDALGGIPLGRPSSPAEIANLVAFLSSDRASSITGAEYVIDGGTVPTV is encoded by the coding sequence ATGAACGACTTCCTGAATCTATCGGGCAAGCGCGCCCTGATCACTTCCGGCACAAAGGGAGCCGGTGCCGCAACCGTCGACCTGTTCCGCAAATTCGGCGCGCGTGTGCTGACGACGGCCCGCTCGGTCCCCGCGAACGCGTCAGCGGACCTTTTCGTGGCTGCCGACCTTTCCACGAGCGAAGGCTGCTTCACGGTGGCCGAAGCCGTCAGGGGGCAGTTGGACGGCGTCGATATCATCGTTCACATGCTCGGCGGTTCTTCCTCGCCGGCAGGCGGCTTCTCGGCCCTGGGCGACAGTGATTGGCACAAGGAACTCGATCTCAACCTGTTTCCCGCCGTGCGGCTCGACCGAGAACTGATACCGGGAATGATCGCGCAGGGAAGCGGCGTGGTGATCCACGTCTCTTCCATCCAGAGGCTGCTCCCCCTGCCGGACGCCACGACCGCATACGCTGCTGCGAAGGCGGCGTTGTCGACCTACAGCAAAAGCCTCTCCAAGGAGGTGTCGCCGAAAGGCGTGCGTGTCGTTCGCGTGTCTCCGGGCTGGATAGAGACCGAGGCTTCCGTCAAGCTCGCCCGTCGTCTCGCGGATGAGGCAGGCACCGACGTTGAAGGCGGCAAGAAGATCATAATGGACGCCCTCGGCGGAATCCCCCTCGGTCGCCCCTCAAGCCCGGCCGAGATCGCCAATCTGGTTGCCTTTCTGTCCTCCGATCGCGCCTCTTCGATCACGGGTGCGGAGTACGTAATCGACGGCGGAACCGTGCCCACAGTGTAA
- a CDS encoding portal protein yields MSDQAGRDLMDIDARLFSAKGALDSLYQEIAEFLFPERADFTTEIVLGQEFAAHLTDATPVLMRRELGDQIGSMVRPDGRQWFKAVASNKRIGRDRDAASFLEFMTDVNSAILNSRDSGFRRAAQQVEHDFAAFGMGWLQVSYNRNRDNLIYRCHHPKHMAGQEGPDGQVNHVHRKCDMTAAAMAHLFGEARLPQQVKNALRNKDTKTTFKVRHIFIPLELYEPRRKFPKGAKWADVYVSEDGTILQELPGFTFDYVVPRWWLLSGKFYAVSTAASIGLTESRMLQRMKMTIIEAGEKQVDPPLVATQDALLSPVDLGANGITFIDSQYDERLGAALRVLDLGKNVGLGIDLINDQRNQLGDAFFLSKLQPIAQADKTMTAYEAAQRVQEWIRNAMPLFGPIEHEWTGAVLDLTTEKVMRAGGYGPVDRNGVPVDMPDILLGQNIQYEFNNALKEARDRQVLNAFQESAAILQAGVSLDPSLAGEVDARTMFRDAFAAIPNSRADWLLDAEQAAANRQQSEQAMAEQQQMQQVGNGAAVATQVGDAAQSIRAALGQ; encoded by the coding sequence ATGAGCGACCAGGCAGGCCGCGACCTGATGGATATCGATGCGCGCCTCTTCTCCGCCAAGGGCGCGCTCGACAGCCTGTATCAGGAAATCGCCGAATTCCTCTTCCCCGAGCGCGCCGACTTCACGACGGAAATCGTGCTCGGCCAGGAGTTCGCCGCGCATCTGACCGATGCCACGCCGGTGCTGATGCGGCGCGAGCTTGGCGACCAGATCGGCTCGATGGTGCGGCCCGATGGTCGGCAATGGTTCAAGGCGGTGGCCTCCAACAAGCGCATCGGCCGTGACCGCGATGCCGCGTCGTTCCTCGAATTCATGACCGACGTCAACAGCGCCATCCTGAATTCGCGCGACAGCGGCTTTCGCCGCGCCGCCCAGCAGGTCGAGCATGACTTCGCCGCCTTCGGCATGGGGTGGCTGCAGGTCAGCTACAACAGGAACCGCGACAACCTCATCTATCGCTGCCACCATCCCAAGCACATGGCAGGGCAGGAGGGCCCCGACGGCCAGGTCAACCATGTCCACCGCAAATGCGACATGACCGCCGCAGCGATGGCCCATCTGTTCGGCGAGGCCAGGCTGCCGCAACAGGTGAAGAACGCGCTGCGCAACAAGGATACGAAGACGACATTCAAGGTCCGCCACATCTTCATTCCGCTGGAGCTCTACGAGCCGCGCCGCAAATTCCCCAAGGGGGCGAAATGGGCGGATGTCTATGTCAGCGAAGACGGCACCATCCTGCAGGAACTGCCGGGCTTCACCTTCGACTATGTCGTGCCGCGCTGGTGGCTTCTGTCGGGAAAGTTTTATGCGGTGTCGACGGCGGCGTCGATCGGCCTGACCGAAAGCCGCATGCTGCAGCGCATGAAGATGACGATCATCGAGGCGGGCGAAAAGCAGGTCGACCCGCCGCTGGTCGCCACCCAGGACGCATTGCTGTCGCCCGTCGATCTCGGCGCCAACGGCATCACCTTCATCGACAGCCAGTATGACGAACGCCTGGGGGCAGCACTGCGCGTGCTCGACCTGGGCAAGAATGTCGGCCTCGGCATCGACCTGATCAACGACCAGCGCAACCAGCTCGGCGACGCCTTCTTCCTGAGCAAGCTGCAGCCGATCGCCCAGGCCGACAAGACGATGACCGCCTATGAGGCAGCGCAGCGCGTCCAGGAATGGATCCGCAACGCCATGCCGCTGTTCGGCCCGATCGAACATGAATGGACCGGCGCCGTGCTCGACCTGACCACCGAAAAGGTGATGCGGGCCGGCGGCTATGGCCCCGTCGATCGCAACGGCGTGCCGGTCGACATGCCCGACATCCTGCTCGGCCAGAACATCCAGTACGAGTTCAACAATGCGCTGAAGGAAGCGCGCGACCGGCAGGTGCTCAACGCCTTCCAGGAAAGTGCCGCCATCCTGCAGGCAGGCGTTTCGCTCGATCCGTCGCTGGCCGGCGAGGTCGATGCCCGCACCATGTTCCGCGACGCCTTTGCAGCGATCCCGAACAGCCGCGCCGACTGGCTGCTCGATGCCGAGCAGGCGGCGGCCAATCGCCAGCAGAGCGAGCAGGCCATGGCCGAGCAGCAGCAGATGCAGCAGGTCGGCAATGGCGCCGCTGTCGCCACCCAGGTCGGTGACGCCGCGCAGTCGATCCGGGCAGCACTCGGGCAATGA
- a CDS encoding DNA-packaging protein has translation MSAPLGNQFWKARSSHGRDPIFATPDALWGACGEYFEWVDANPLYEARPFAYQGEVKVENIARMRAMTISGLCIFLGIARRSWDNYCERDGFGDVTARVEAIIRTQKFEGAAADLLNTSIIARELGLADKSEVTGKGGAALTSTVDELSKNDIARRVAFLLAQGLNSAAE, from the coding sequence ATGTCCGCACCCCTGGGAAACCAGTTCTGGAAGGCGCGCAGCTCGCATGGGCGCGATCCGATCTTTGCCACGCCGGATGCGCTGTGGGGCGCATGCGGCGAGTATTTCGAGTGGGTGGACGCCAACCCTCTCTATGAGGCGCGGCCCTTTGCCTATCAGGGCGAGGTCAAGGTCGAGAACATCGCCAGGATGCGGGCGATGACGATTTCGGGCCTGTGCATCTTCCTCGGCATCGCCCGCAGGAGCTGGGACAATTATTGCGAGCGTGACGGCTTCGGCGACGTCACCGCGCGGGTCGAGGCGATCATCCGGACGCAGAAATTCGAAGGTGCTGCGGCCGACCTGTTGAACACCAGCATCATCGCCCGCGAGCTCGGCCTGGCCGACAAGTCCGAAGTGACCGGCAAGGGCGGTGCTGCGCTCACCTCGACGGTGGACGAGCTGTCCAAGAACGACATTGCCCGCCGCGTCGCCTTTCTGCTCGCGCAGGGACTGAACAGTGCAGCTGAGTGA
- a CDS encoding helix-turn-helix domain-containing protein, which produces MAAVVRCRRLGIGAIAERLALEASTLRPLLKRLQAAGLLRQLRDAIHDDTGLGRARPKRAGMGGFLHCGHGSAVDYVLRTRDRRGAIGGQKGNQIGDLGRA; this is translated from the coding sequence ATGGCCGCAGTGGTTCGTTGCCGCCGCCTCGGAATCGGCGCCATCGCCGAGAGGCTCGCGCTGGAGGCGAGCACTCTGAGGCCCTTGCTCAAACGGCTCCAAGCGGCAGGACTTCTCAGGCAACTGCGTGACGCGATCCATGACGATACGGGCTTGGGACGAGCACGACCCAAGCGGGCAGGCATGGGAGGCTTCTTACACTGTGGGCACGGTTCCGCCGTCGATTACGTACTCCGCACCCGTGATCGAAGAGGCGCGATCGGAGGACAGAAAGGCAACCAGATTGGCGATCTCGGCCGGGCTTGA
- a CDS encoding LysR family transcriptional regulator: protein MTKPGLHDLEAVVAVARRSSFRGAALELGMSTTALSNAVGKLETHLGVRLFNRTTRSVSLSDAGRLFVESVRPALQDIHDAMDAARSKQANPTGTLRINSYATAAREILSPLLLEFVRRYPQVHIDLVTEGQLLDIVAEGFDLGVRRATLVPSDMIAISLGRPQRNVVIGSPDYFKSHGTPSTPTDLLQHRCIRIRLPNGALFRWRFEKDGEPLLIDVDGPMTLDEASLSRGTVLAGVALGYVMERDVREDIAAGRLISVLKEWMPPSDELCIYYPGRRNPSAAHRAFVELARELGSKGRNTAV, encoded by the coding sequence ATGACGAAGCCTGGCCTTCACGATCTGGAAGCTGTCGTAGCCGTTGCTCGCAGATCCTCTTTCCGCGGCGCGGCGCTTGAACTGGGGATGTCGACGACTGCCCTTAGCAATGCCGTCGGCAAGCTGGAGACTCATCTCGGCGTTCGCTTGTTCAATAGAACCACCCGCAGCGTATCTCTGTCGGATGCCGGGCGCCTGTTTGTCGAGAGCGTCCGTCCGGCGTTGCAGGACATCCACGATGCCATGGATGCAGCACGCTCAAAGCAGGCAAACCCCACGGGAACGCTCCGCATCAATTCCTATGCCACGGCCGCGCGAGAAATCCTTTCACCCCTGCTCCTGGAGTTCGTCAGGCGTTACCCGCAGGTCCATATCGATCTGGTCACAGAGGGACAGCTCCTGGACATCGTCGCGGAAGGCTTCGACCTGGGCGTGCGTCGCGCCACCCTCGTGCCGAGTGACATGATTGCGATCTCGCTGGGTCGGCCGCAGAGAAATGTGGTCATAGGCTCGCCCGACTATTTCAAAAGCCATGGCACGCCTTCCACACCGACTGACCTCCTTCAACACCGGTGCATCCGTATCCGGCTGCCGAATGGCGCGCTCTTTCGCTGGCGCTTCGAGAAGGATGGGGAACCGCTATTGATCGATGTGGACGGTCCGATGACGTTGGATGAGGCAAGCCTTTCCCGCGGCACAGTGCTTGCAGGCGTGGCGCTGGGCTACGTAATGGAGCGTGACGTGCGCGAGGATATTGCGGCAGGGCGCTTGATCAGCGTTCTGAAGGAATGGATGCCGCCTTCCGACGAGCTCTGCATCTATTACCCGGGACGACGCAATCCATCCGCGGCGCACAGAGCATTCGTTGAGCTAGCACGGGAACTCGGCTCAAAAGGCCGAAACACGGCTGTATAA
- a CDS encoding terminase large subunit domain-containing protein translates to MQLSEVLAALDALPSQARQEVIDEAVKASVGRYMIPNPGPQTEAWLSEADETFYGGAAGGGKTTLICGLALEAYQPALILRRQATQLKGIEDELARMLGGRDGYNSQSHVWRLANGGKIELGGVPHEADKEKYQGRAHRLKAFDEITQFTESQYRYIIGWLRDARGGRCRVVVTGNPPTSAEGMWVVRYWAPWLDKGHPNPAASGELRWFTTVGGEDREVDADYVGPKGERPRSRTFIRSMLEDNPELMATGYAAQLESLPDDIRERLRYGSFEAGGKDDPWQVIPTSWIRQAQARWLATPPELPMTAVAADIAQGGSDKTQIQSRRDWWYSPFASYKGSETPDGPTVAGLIVKQMRDRCRVVVDAGGGYGGDTLTQLAHADVDCFGFKGGSGSTSSTRDGLYGFANLRAQAVWQFREQLDPAYGARIALPPDAELEADLAAYRYEIRAGGGGEEILVLPKDAMREQLGRSPDKGDTTIMLSASAIGGLKRPKAAQERREQSRMRLQSVTSNSALKAKLRGKRR, encoded by the coding sequence GTGCAGCTGAGTGAGGTGCTGGCGGCCCTCGACGCCCTGCCGTCGCAGGCCAGGCAGGAAGTGATCGACGAGGCGGTGAAGGCGTCAGTCGGCCGCTACATGATCCCGAACCCCGGCCCGCAGACCGAAGCTTGGCTGTCCGAGGCCGACGAGACCTTTTATGGCGGTGCGGCGGGCGGCGGCAAGACGACGCTGATCTGCGGCCTTGCGCTCGAGGCGTATCAGCCGGCGCTGATCCTGCGCCGGCAGGCGACCCAGCTCAAGGGTATCGAGGACGAGCTCGCCCGGATGCTCGGCGGCCGCGACGGCTACAACAGCCAGTCGCATGTCTGGCGCCTGGCCAATGGCGGCAAGATCGAGCTCGGCGGCGTGCCGCATGAGGCCGACAAGGAAAAATACCAGGGCCGGGCGCACAGGTTGAAGGCCTTCGACGAGATCACCCAGTTCACCGAGAGCCAGTACCGCTACATCATCGGCTGGCTGCGCGATGCCAGGGGCGGGCGCTGCCGGGTCGTCGTCACAGGCAACCCGCCGACCTCGGCCGAGGGCATGTGGGTGGTCAGGTACTGGGCGCCATGGCTCGACAAGGGCCACCCCAACCCGGCAGCTTCTGGCGAACTCCGATGGTTCACCACCGTCGGCGGCGAGGACCGCGAGGTCGATGCCGACTATGTCGGGCCGAAGGGCGAACGTCCGCGGTCGCGAACCTTCATCCGCTCGATGCTGGAAGACAATCCGGAGCTGATGGCGACGGGTTATGCCGCACAGCTCGAAAGCCTGCCCGACGACATCCGCGAGCGGCTGCGCTACGGCTCGTTCGAGGCAGGCGGCAAGGACGATCCCTGGCAGGTGATCCCGACCAGCTGGATCCGGCAGGCGCAGGCGCGCTGGCTCGCCACCCCGCCTGAACTTCCCATGACGGCGGTCGCCGCCGACATCGCGCAGGGTGGATCGGACAAGACGCAGATCCAGAGCCGGCGCGACTGGTGGTATTCGCCCTTCGCCAGCTACAAGGGCAGCGAAACGCCCGACGGGCCGACGGTCGCCGGCCTGATCGTCAAACAGATGCGGGACCGCTGCCGCGTCGTCGTCGATGCCGGCGGCGGTTATGGCGGCGACACGCTGACCCAGCTTGCCCATGCCGATGTCGACTGTTTCGGCTTCAAGGGCGGCAGCGGCTCGACCTCTTCGACACGCGACGGCCTGTATGGCTTTGCCAATCTCAGGGCCCAGGCCGTCTGGCAGTTTCGCGAGCAGCTCGACCCGGCCTATGGCGCGCGCATCGCCTTGCCGCCGGATGCCGAGCTGGAAGCCGATCTCGCCGCCTATCGCTATGAAATCCGCGCCGGCGGCGGCGGCGAGGAAATCCTCGTCCTGCCCAAGGATGCGATGCGCGAACAGCTCGGCCGCTCGCCCGACAAGGGCGACACCACGATCATGCTGTCGGCGTCCGCCATCGGCGGGCTGAAGCGCCCGAAGGCAGCGCAGGAGCGGCGCGAACAATCGAGGATGCGGCTGCAATCCGTGACGTCAAACAGCGCCCTGAAGGCCAAACTGCGAGGAAAACGCCGATGA
- a CDS encoding nuclear transport factor 2 family protein encodes MKLPQAIQAYFEADRMNDREALLACFTSSAAVHDEGRSHSGHDAIGNWWEYAKAMYRHVADPLEALTDEHGTKVIARVTGEFPGSPANLTYVFRLVGDKIAALEIGA; translated from the coding sequence ATGAAACTCCCTCAGGCAATCCAGGCTTATTTCGAAGCGGATCGGATGAACGACCGCGAGGCTCTGCTGGCCTGCTTCACGTCGAGCGCCGCTGTCCATGACGAGGGACGCTCCCACTCCGGGCATGATGCCATCGGCAATTGGTGGGAGTACGCGAAAGCCATGTACCGGCATGTCGCCGATCCGCTCGAGGCCCTCACCGATGAGCATGGGACGAAGGTGATCGCCAGGGTCACCGGCGAGTTTCCCGGCAGCCCGGCAAATCTCACCTACGTCTTCCGTCTGGTGGGCGACAAGATCGCAGCCTTGGAGATCGGCGCATGA
- a CDS encoding DUF982 domain-containing protein: MEFDIVWIAFDGRTIAISSIDEAWTFLSEWPGGLHTEMAHLAGIALTRAEAGQISTAEARQAFLDFCLDADILAATA, translated from the coding sequence ATGGAATTCGACATCGTCTGGATTGCGTTCGACGGCCGCACCATCGCCATTTCCTCGATCGACGAGGCCTGGACCTTCCTGTCTGAATGGCCCGGCGGGCTCCACACCGAAATGGCGCATCTGGCCGGCATTGCCTTGACGCGGGCAGAGGCCGGGCAAATCTCAACGGCAGAGGCGCGCCAGGCATTTCTCGACTTTTGCCTCGATGCCGACATTCTGGCGGCAACCGCATAA
- a CDS encoding phage tail tip lysozyme translates to MVTIPTARDVAYADPRSGRIANAGPTPMVGAALADAGQAVVQASYSLLELAEREKVDVANDRSNAVSTSLTRFLADEEQRFLKAREESSESGIGFTRQFMEGHQQRANDFAKANFEGLTQDAQTTYLNNILARGNVLYEKADDYERQAKGAYYDRTTNTNLDSYRTQIKNNAANFEDLKRQGLEAINSANMPEPWKAARRQQWEADATESKWRWKFQQDPAAALSQMRAPVGGRVGRAYQRLIAKGWAAHQAAGIVGNLQAESGSGLNTQARNAGDGSDGSDSIGIAQWNGKRAQALKAFAASQGTDWHDFNTQIDFIDHELRTSERAAGENLARSRSAEEAAAAFTGYERPAGWSASNARGAHNWTGRRDNALRIAGENPQAEDADLDKIPYERRDQLASWGETEHSQQVTQQRATSKDNYNELIASEPDTVRESVILADTTLESSDKADLVKTLRIAQQESGGVNAMIGALASGKVDVDSFDGDQTRIADKTYDKLFAAAEDAVKQKAITSEFVARTGYIPKRVQAEIRKGVASTDPATFAAAMSKADALEPLAPVSFGAFEGGAQAREKLGVFRHLVVDLGLGGEEAATRILAASDPLMVANREVLKTKAARFIKYLSVSDVTSSFDQGWLFSAPGAGIVPQQPNGLLTEYREIAEEKFYEYGGDAAAAKAAALTDLKRRWNVSNVSGSPNLMRMPPELHYPAIGDSFDYLREDAMKTASDYAAKLGRKVENVAILASDKTRADIEGKRPPRYRLFYQYTSGGQTKFSEVFGPPWGVDAATFKQYSDKLGKLSMAERARQDAASDAVRAGDAAATRALEETVGPDWMKARAAEAARELGRSQSETIRKRPLETPAKPTFDPEKLPVTFGHAMNDAMWSDDAAD, encoded by the coding sequence ATGGTGACCATTCCCACAGCACGCGACGTCGCTTACGCCGATCCGCGTTCGGGCCGCATCGCCAATGCCGGGCCGACGCCGATGGTGGGGGCTGCCCTTGCCGACGCCGGCCAGGCCGTCGTGCAGGCGAGCTACAGCCTGCTCGAGCTTGCCGAGCGCGAGAAGGTCGACGTCGCCAACGACCGTTCCAACGCTGTCTCGACCAGCCTGACGCGGTTTCTCGCCGATGAGGAACAGCGTTTCCTGAAGGCGCGCGAAGAAAGCTCGGAAAGCGGCATCGGCTTCACCCGCCAGTTCATGGAAGGCCACCAGCAGCGCGCCAACGACTTCGCCAAGGCGAATTTCGAAGGCCTGACCCAGGACGCCCAGACCACCTATCTCAACAACATCCTGGCACGCGGCAACGTGCTCTATGAGAAGGCCGACGACTACGAGCGGCAGGCGAAGGGCGCCTATTACGACCGCACCACCAACACCAACCTCGACAGCTACCGCACCCAGATAAAGAACAATGCGGCGAACTTCGAGGATCTGAAGCGTCAGGGTCTGGAAGCGATCAACTCGGCAAATATGCCGGAGCCATGGAAGGCGGCGCGCCGGCAGCAGTGGGAAGCGGACGCCACCGAAAGCAAATGGCGCTGGAAGTTCCAGCAAGATCCGGCTGCAGCCTTGTCTCAGATGCGCGCTCCAGTTGGTGGCCGTGTCGGGCGAGCCTATCAGCGCCTTATCGCGAAAGGCTGGGCCGCGCACCAGGCGGCCGGCATCGTCGGCAACCTGCAGGCGGAGTCAGGTAGCGGCCTCAACACACAGGCCCGCAACGCTGGTGACGGCAGCGACGGCTCGGACAGCATTGGCATTGCTCAGTGGAACGGAAAGCGCGCGCAGGCGCTCAAGGCGTTCGCTGCATCGCAAGGCACCGACTGGCACGACTTCAATACCCAGATCGATTTCATCGATCACGAGTTGCGCACGAGCGAGCGCGCGGCAGGCGAAAATCTCGCGAGGTCAAGAAGCGCAGAAGAAGCCGCCGCAGCCTTCACCGGTTACGAGCGACCAGCAGGATGGTCGGCCAGCAATGCCCGCGGCGCACACAATTGGACGGGGCGCCGTGACAACGCGCTTCGTATCGCAGGCGAGAACCCGCAGGCGGAGGACGCCGACCTCGACAAGATCCCCTATGAGCGTCGTGACCAGTTGGCGTCTTGGGGCGAGACGGAACACAGCCAGCAGGTCACGCAGCAGCGCGCGACGTCGAAGGACAACTACAATGAGCTGATTGCCAGCGAGCCGGACACGGTTCGGGAAAGCGTGATCCTGGCCGACACGACGCTCGAAAGCAGCGACAAGGCCGACCTCGTGAAGACCCTTCGCATCGCACAGCAGGAAAGCGGCGGCGTCAATGCGATGATCGGCGCCCTGGCCAGCGGCAAGGTCGACGTCGACAGCTTCGACGGTGACCAGACCAGGATTGCCGACAAGACCTATGACAAGCTCTTTGCCGCAGCCGAAGATGCCGTCAAGCAAAAGGCAATCACATCGGAGTTTGTCGCGCGCACCGGCTACATCCCCAAACGCGTACAGGCCGAAATTCGCAAGGGTGTGGCGTCGACCGATCCGGCGACTTTCGCGGCGGCCATGTCGAAGGCCGACGCTCTCGAGCCTCTTGCACCCGTCTCCTTCGGCGCCTTCGAAGGTGGCGCACAGGCGCGCGAAAAGCTCGGCGTCTTCCGCCACCTGGTCGTTGATCTCGGCCTCGGCGGTGAAGAGGCAGCGACCCGCATTCTCGCCGCGTCCGATCCGTTGATGGTGGCCAATCGCGAAGTGCTGAAGACCAAGGCGGCCAGGTTCATCAAGTATCTGAGCGTCTCTGATGTGACGAGCTCCTTTGACCAAGGTTGGCTGTTCTCGGCGCCCGGCGCCGGCATCGTCCCGCAGCAGCCCAACGGTCTGCTGACCGAATATCGCGAGATTGCCGAAGAAAAATTCTACGAATATGGCGGCGATGCCGCTGCGGCGAAGGCCGCGGCGCTCACCGACCTCAAGCGCCGTTGGAACGTCAGCAACGTTTCGGGCTCTCCGAATCTGATGCGGATGCCGCCCGAGTTGCACTATCCGGCGATCGGAGACAGTTTCGACTATCTGCGCGAAGATGCCATGAAGACCGCCAGTGACTACGCCGCCAAGCTTGGCCGGAAGGTCGAGAACGTCGCGATCCTGGCGTCCGACAAGACCCGCGCCGACATCGAGGGAAAACGCCCCCCGCGCTATCGCCTGTTCTATCAATACACCTCCGGCGGCCAGACCAAATTCAGCGAGGTCTTCGGCCCGCCATGGGGTGTCGATGCCGCAACGTTCAAGCAATACAGCGACAAGCTCGGCAAGCTCTCCATGGCCGAGCGCGCGCGCCAGGACGCGGCGAGTGACGCTGTACGCGCCGGCGATGCTGCCGCCACGCGTGCGCTCGAGGAAACGGTCGGTCCCGACTGGATGAAGGCGCGCGCTGCCGAAGCTGCCCGCGAGCTTGGTCGATCCCAGTCCGAAACAATCCGAAAGCGACCGCTTGAGACTCCGGCAAAGCCAACCTTCGATCCCGAGAAACTGCCAGTCACCTTCGGCCATGCGATGAACGACGCCATGTGGAGCGACGATGCCGCAGATTGA
- a CDS encoding phage capsid protein yields the protein MPYAITKTQYRDEWVVAFQRGETYLKDCVTKELMISGLTASFALQGAAGRMTRRGTNGLIPSRNRTDSQPVITLEEKHTKETRPGFDVFTAPANLREAMQNASALTASREIDMTIIEALSTATNAYAGGAAQTLTYGKTVDALSDLFELDVMAGNEITCLWTPKAWARLLTFQEFKSADYIDAKPLVGLTLDRPKVWLGAKHIMHTGLPGMGTATASNFIFAKPAVGHAIAGDVKVDAGFNGEDDYSYDRATIYDGSTILQQAGVIKVVTDDTAAFS from the coding sequence ATGCCTTACGCCATCACGAAAACCCAGTACCGGGATGAGTGGGTCGTCGCCTTTCAGCGCGGCGAAACCTACCTCAAGGACTGCGTCACCAAGGAACTCATGATCAGCGGCCTGACGGCCTCGTTCGCGCTCCAGGGCGCAGCGGGTCGCATGACCAGGCGCGGCACGAACGGGCTCATTCCGTCGCGCAACCGCACCGACAGCCAGCCTGTGATCACGCTGGAAGAAAAGCACACCAAGGAAACCCGGCCCGGCTTCGACGTGTTCACGGCGCCTGCCAACCTGCGTGAAGCGATGCAGAACGCCAGTGCGCTGACCGCCTCGCGCGAAATCGACATGACCATCATCGAGGCGCTGTCGACCGCCACCAACGCCTATGCCGGCGGTGCGGCCCAGACCCTGACCTATGGCAAGACCGTCGACGCCCTGTCCGACCTGTTCGAGCTCGACGTCATGGCCGGCAACGAGATCACCTGCCTGTGGACGCCGAAGGCCTGGGCACGCCTGCTCACCTTCCAGGAGTTCAAGTCGGCCGACTATATCGACGCCAAGCCACTCGTCGGCCTGACGCTCGACCGGCCGAAGGTCTGGCTCGGCGCCAAGCACATCATGCATACCGGCCTGCCGGGCATGGGCACGGCGACCGCGTCCAACTTCATCTTCGCCAAGCCGGCCGTGGGTCACGCCATCGCCGGCGACGTGAAGGTCGATGCCGGCTTCAACGGCGAGGACGACTACTCCTACGACCGTGCCACGATCTACGACGGCAGCACCATCCTGCAGCAGGCCGGCGTGATCAAAGTCGTCACCGACGACACCGCTGCGTTCTCCTGA
- a CDS encoding nuclear transport factor 2 family protein: MDIRSTLMELSDAFNAHDLDRIMAFFADDCILEMPRGSAPWGARFEGKPSVRQALASRFEGLPDVHYGNGEHFVDSTAETGISKWTLTGTTPDGVQKDVRGCDFYTFRDGKVIRKDSYWKIVE, translated from the coding sequence ATGGATATTCGATCGACACTGATGGAGTTAAGCGACGCTTTCAACGCGCATGATCTCGATCGCATCATGGCGTTCTTTGCCGACGACTGCATCTTGGAGATGCCAAGGGGAAGCGCGCCATGGGGCGCACGTTTCGAAGGCAAGCCGAGCGTGCGGCAGGCACTGGCATCCCGCTTTGAAGGTCTGCCTGATGTTCACTATGGCAATGGCGAGCACTTCGTGGATTCGACCGCCGAAACCGGCATCTCGAAATGGACCCTGACCGGTACGACACCCGACGGCGTTCAAAAGGATGTCCGTGGCTGTGACTTCTACACGTTTCGCGACGGCAAAGTGATCCGCAAGGACTCTTACTGGAAGATTGTGGAGTGA